One window of Candidatus Neomarinimicrobiota bacterium genomic DNA carries:
- a CDS encoding SPOR domain-containing protein gives MKKLIGLMTIIFLIVSFLLIISCAKKEVIPGYVGEPIHLAAKISSPSDTVGCTFKWSFVSKPEDSNLDVLSFQPTSRNFNIYFVPDAPGEYVVENIIYDPTGKEKKKDTFICQVIEATPTEEAPETVTAEPAIPEEELPMVEEEVEEAPAAKVIYEEKPAPEKKERIVAKGIPIVSGKYTIQLSSWKTYNGAKKALDEVKKNGIDAYIQKAYIPELGGIWYRVRTGSFSTYSEAKQSLKQLQNLLGCKDLWIDFMRKDYSE, from the coding sequence ATGAAAAAATTAATTGGCTTAATGACGATCATTTTTTTAATTGTAAGTTTTTTGTTAATCATTAGCTGTGCTAAAAAAGAGGTAATACCAGGATATGTTGGTGAACCAATTCACCTCGCTGCAAAGATTAGTTCTCCTTCAGATACAGTAGGATGTACCTTTAAATGGTCGTTTGTATCAAAGCCAGAAGATAGCAACCTTGATGTCTTATCTTTTCAACCGACAAGCAGAAATTTCAATATTTACTTTGTCCCTGACGCTCCAGGTGAATATGTCGTTGAAAATATTATTTACGATCCAACAGGGAAAGAAAAAAAGAAAGATACTTTCATCTGTCAGGTAATTGAAGCGACACCAACCGAGGAAGCACCGGAAACAGTTACTGCTGAACCTGCTATACCAGAAGAAGAATTACCAATGGTAGAGGAAGAAGTTGAAGAAGCTCCAGCTGCAAAAGTAATATACGAAGAAAAGCCAGCACCAGAAAAAAAAGAAAGAATTGTTGCAAAGGGAATTCCCATTGTCTCTGGAAAATACACAATACAGTTATCCTCATGGAAAACATACAACGGTGCTAAGAAGGCTCTTGACGAAGTAAAGAAAAATGGTATTGATGCTTACATTCAGAAGGCATATATTCCAGAACTTGGTGGAATATGGTATAGAGTCAGAACAGGCTCTTTTAGCACATATAGCGAAGCAAAACAATCACTAAAACAACTGCAGAATCTTTTAGGTTGTAAAGATCTATGGATAGACTTTATGAGAAAGGATTACAGTGAATAA
- the ndk gene encoding nucleoside-diphosphate kinase, producing MNYTLSILKPDCIERKLTGEAIDFILKKGFEIKAIKMVKLTKQQAEDFYSVHKGKSFFPDLIRYMTSGPVIVMVLKKENAVEEFRKIIGATDPNEAEEGTLRKKYGLDVRKNFAHGSDSVENANKEIAFFFPLIEIMV from the coding sequence ATGAATTACACTTTATCGATTTTAAAACCTGATTGCATAGAGAGAAAACTTACAGGTGAAGCTATTGACTTTATCTTAAAAAAAGGATTTGAAATAAAAGCAATAAAGATGGTTAAATTAACTAAACAGCAAGCAGAAGATTTTTATTCAGTTCATAAAGGAAAATCTTTCTTCCCAGATTTGATAAGATATATGACTTCTGGACCTGTAATCGTAATGGTCCTAAAAAAAGAAAATGCCGTTGAAGAATTTAGAAAAATAATTGGAGCTACTGATCCTAATGAGGCTGAAGAGGGCACCTTAAGAAAAAAATATGGTCTGGATGTAAGAAAAAATTTTGCTCATGGGTCAGATTCAGTAGAAAATGCAAATAAAGAGATTGCTTTTTTCTTTCCCCTGATTGAAATTATGGTATGA